A part of Schistosoma mansoni strain Puerto Rico chromosome W, complete genome genomic DNA contains:
- a CDS encoding putative calmodulin, which yields MTPYFILRGTSIANGPVTGYRACLVQGCALISSRMADQLTEEQIAEFKEAFSLFDKDGDGTITTKELGTVMRSLGQNPTEAELQDMINEVDADGNGTIDFPEFLTMMARKMKDTDSEEEIREAFRVFDKDGNGFISAAELRHVMTNLGEKLTDDEVDEMIREADIDGDGQVNYEEFVKMMTAK from the exons ATGACTCCATATTTCATATTACGCGGCACA TCAATCGCAAACGGTCCTGTTACGGGTTATCGTGCTTGCTTGGTTCAAGGTTGTGCACTTATATCCTCGAGAATG GCCGACCAATTAACAGAGGAACAGATTGCTGAGTTTAAAGAAGCCTTTTCCTTGTTTGATAAAGATGGTGATGGTACAATCACCACTAAAGAATTAGGTACAGTCATGCGCTCCTTGGGGCAGAATCCTACAGAGGCTGAACTACAGGATATGATCAATGAAGTAGATGCTGATG GTAATGGTACAATCGACTTCCCTGAGTTCTTAACAATGATGGCCAGGAAGATGAAGGATACAGACAGTGAAGAAGAGATTAGAGAGGCATTCCGCGTTTTTGATAAAGATGGAAATGGATTCATATCTGCTGCTGAACTCCG ACATGTAATGACTAACTTGGGCGAAAAGTTAACTGATGACGAGGTCGATGAAATGATACGTGAAGCTGATATAGATGGTGATGGTCAAGTAAATTATGAAG AATTCGTGAAAATGATGACGGCGAAATGA
- a CDS encoding putative calmodulin has translation MTPYFILRGTSIANGPVTGYRACLVQGCALISSRMADQLTEEQIAEFKEAFSLFDKDGDGTITTKELGTVMRSLGQNPTEAELQDMINEVDADGNGTIDFPEFLTMMARKMKDTDSEEEIREAFRVFDKDGNGFISAAELRIRENDDGEMRILK, from the exons ATGACTCCATATTTCATATTACGCGGCACA TCAATCGCAAACGGTCCTGTTACGGGTTATCGTGCTTGCTTGGTTCAAGGTTGTGCACTTATATCCTCGAGAATG GCCGACCAATTAACAGAGGAACAGATTGCTGAGTTTAAAGAAGCCTTTTCCTTGTTTGATAAAGATGGTGATGGTACAATCACCACTAAAGAATTAGGTACAGTCATGCGCTCCTTGGGGCAGAATCCTACAGAGGCTGAACTACAGGATATGATCAATGAAGTAGATGCTGATG GTAATGGTACAATCGACTTCCCTGAGTTCTTAACAATGATGGCCAGGAAGATGAAGGATACAGACAGTGAAGAAGAGATTAGAGAGGCATTCCGCGTTTTTGATAAAGATGGAAATGGATTCATATCTGCTGCTGAACTCCG AATTCGTGAAAATGATGACGGCGAAATGAGAATACTAAAATAA